A single window of Paenibacillus sp. SYP-B4298 DNA harbors:
- the cas7c gene encoding type I-C CRISPR-associated protein Cas7/Csd2 has translation MAERTPLTKRYEFVLLFDVENGNPNGDPDAGNLPRIDPETGCGLVTDVSIKRKVRNYVELAQDNEEGYAIYVKEAAVLNNLNKEAFLSHPDMELKENKADKMVAKRKEDQQTLTRWMCDKYYDIRTFGAVMTTGVNCGQVRGPVQFSFARSIDPIAPMDVTITRMAVTNEKDADKERTMGRKSIVPYGLYRMEGFISAPLANQTNFGEEDLELLWNALIQMFDHDRSASRGKMAAQKLIVFEHDSRLGNAPAHKLFQLVKVQRKQEVDIPRSFEDYEIELHPTPEGVRMLEKL, from the coding sequence ATGGCAGAGAGAACGCCTTTGACGAAGCGATATGAGTTTGTACTGTTATTTGATGTGGAGAATGGCAACCCCAATGGAGACCCGGATGCTGGTAATCTGCCACGTATCGATCCAGAGACAGGCTGCGGGCTTGTCACCGATGTGTCGATTAAGCGCAAGGTTCGCAATTATGTGGAGCTCGCTCAAGATAACGAGGAAGGGTATGCCATCTATGTGAAGGAAGCGGCTGTGTTGAACAATCTGAATAAGGAAGCCTTCCTCAGTCACCCAGATATGGAGCTGAAGGAGAACAAGGCGGACAAGATGGTTGCCAAGAGGAAGGAGGATCAGCAGACGCTCACGCGCTGGATGTGTGACAAATATTATGATATTCGCACTTTCGGCGCTGTCATGACCACTGGGGTGAACTGTGGGCAGGTACGCGGGCCGGTACAGTTCAGCTTTGCCAGAAGTATTGATCCCATCGCACCGATGGATGTGACGATTACACGGATGGCGGTCACGAATGAGAAGGATGCGGATAAGGAGCGGACGATGGGACGCAAGAGCATCGTACCCTACGGATTATACAGAATGGAGGGCTTCATCTCTGCGCCGCTTGCGAACCAGACAAACTTTGGCGAGGAGGATCTGGAGCTGCTGTGGAATGCGCTAATCCAGATGTTCGATCATGACCGCTCCGCATCCAGAGGAAAGATGGCAGCCCAGAAGCTTATCGTATTCGAGCATGATAGTCGTCTGGGCAATGCGCCGGCTCATAAGTTGTTCCAGCTTGTTAAGGTACAGCGCAAGCAAGAGGTGGACATTCCCCGTTCCTTTGAGGATTATGAGATAGAGCTCCACCCGACGCCAGAAGGTGTACGAATGCTAGAGAAGCTGTAG
- the cas4 gene encoding CRISPR-associated protein Cas4, producing the protein MGNALETDDYVMLSGIQHFAFCPRQWALIHIEQQWKENVVTTEGNEVHRRVDDPFFDETRLDKRSVRAMPLVSESLGIRGIADMVEFRRQGEPSAETVILPEREGHWTVTPVEYKRGKPKKADHDALQLCAQAMCLEEMMGVSILVGELYYHEIRRREQIILTSPLRQRVAAIVSEMKHIYAAASTPKAVYKAHCRQCSIVSLCQPKWSRKGARSAAMYIEHSIGELEL; encoded by the coding sequence ATGGGGAACGCACTGGAGACGGATGATTATGTGATGCTGTCTGGAATTCAGCACTTTGCGTTTTGTCCGAGACAGTGGGCGCTGATCCATATCGAGCAACAGTGGAAAGAGAATGTGGTAACGACCGAAGGGAATGAGGTTCATCGGCGTGTAGATGACCCCTTCTTCGATGAGACACGCTTGGACAAGCGGTCTGTGCGGGCAATGCCGCTAGTATCGGAGAGCCTGGGCATACGCGGAATCGCAGATATGGTGGAGTTCAGGAGACAGGGCGAGCCCTCAGCAGAGACCGTGATTTTGCCAGAACGAGAGGGACACTGGACGGTGACCCCTGTCGAATATAAGCGAGGCAAGCCCAAGAAGGCAGATCATGATGCTCTACAATTGTGCGCGCAGGCGATGTGCTTGGAAGAGATGATGGGAGTATCTATTCTGGTAGGGGAGCTGTACTACCATGAGATACGTCGGCGGGAACAAATTATATTGACGAGCCCCCTTCGTCAGCGTGTTGCGGCCATAGTATCGGAGATGAAGCACATCTATGCGGCTGCCTCCACACCTAAAGCGGTGTATAAGGCCCATTGTCGTCAATGCTCCATTGTCTCGCTCTGTCAGCCCAAATGGAGTCGCAAGGGGGCGAGATCCGCAGCCATGTATATCGAGCATAGTATTGGAGAGTTGGAGCTATGA